TGATACTCAAAAGCAAACAAGGCTTGGAACATGTTTTGTTTCATTGCAATACAGCAGTGCTTTTGGAACTGAAGTATGCCCTGGAAATGGGGTACCAACAGGCGAAAATGTTGAAGTCACAAAAGGGACACTGATACAAGATTTAGTTATTCCTGGTTACCCTCCAATTCAGTTTTATTGGTTGATAGCGAATAACTCTATGACTGATGTGTTCTCAGTAACTACGGAGTTTCTTCAGGATGAAGGGTCTGGAACTATACTTCCCTATAACGCAACACAATTCTTTCATGTAAAGCTGAGAATTAGGAATCCTGAAGATGATATATGGGTGTGTTTGTATCCGCGTTATATGAGTGGAGAGAATTTTTACGACGATGAATGGACGTGGTATAGCCCAGTAGAAATTGGAAACTGCATCTATTACGACCCACCACTCCCCGTAGAGCTTTCCACTTTCACCGCATCGATGAGCATCACCAATGACGCGGTCAATCTGATGTGGGTTACCCAGACAGAGTCGAATATGATCGGCTACAGGATATTGCGCGGGAACAGCGACGTTTTGGCCGAGGCGGAGGACCAGAATACCCTGATCCCAGCCACCAACACCTCACTGCCTGTTTCCTACATGTACAGTGACACGGTGATACAGCCGGAGCAATCTTATTACTACTGGCTTGAAGCTCTGGATATGGACGGCACCAACACGTTCTTCGGACCCATTGCCATTACCGTCCCGGGCGAAGGTGAATACACCCCTGCGATTCCTCTTGCTACTGGCATTAGTTCCCTCTATCCCAATCCTTTCAATCCGGACCTGACCATCAGCTACAGCGTGAAAACCAGTCTGCCTGTGAAGATCGACATTGTTAATATGCGCGGACAAATCATCCAGACCCTGGTTAACGAGAACAAGGAAGCCGGTGTGTATCGGCAGAATTGGAACGGCACTGGTTCAGACGGACGGCTCTGCTCTTCGGGAGTCTATTTCGTTAGGATGCAAGCCGGTGGCGAAGAATATTATGCCAAAGCCATTCTGTTGAAGTAGAATTCCATTCCAACTTAACCTTGGTCCCGCGCTTTTTTGGCGCGGGACTTTTTATTCCCATTCATGCCGGGTTGGTGAAGCTCGGAGGGCTTCTTTTTGGTTGAGCGCCTGCACCCACTTGGCCTAAAAGAGCGCTAAAATGCTTACCCATCCAAAGATCCTGTCAGGCAGGCCCTGAGCGCTCGCGACCATTCCTCTCCCACGCCTTCCGCAAGATCCTCGAATCAAATGCGGGCATTGTGCGGGAGGCGAATCCGTAGCACAATGAAGGGCCTTAACGGCCAGACAGCATCGCTTCATTCTTTCATCGGGTTCCCGGCCACTTCACACCCTCGCTATCGTCCTGCTGCCTCTGCGAGGCTCTGTTGGAGTTCGGAAATCAGGATGACCAAGGAGCTCTACGCCAACTTTTTCTCCCCAAATCAGTTGAATCCGTTGAGAAAAGAAAAGCGGTATGGTGGCTGTCTATGCTGGGGGCTGCCTCTTTTCTGGTTCAGGCATCAACCTTGGGGGAGCATGTCCTCAGAAAGCTATAGTGCGACAAAGCTCTGGCAGAATTAGCTTGACAGATTTATGGCCGCTGGAGGGTTTTGATATTTAACATGGAAAAATGGGTGAAAATCCCTTTACCAAAGGGATGAGACGCCGAACGAGGAACCGCGTGAAAAGATACTTGCTGATTTTGGTGGTTGCGCTGTGCTCCCTGTCGGGGGCTGAAATCCTGGTGCCGATGGACCAGACCCAGAGCAACCACCTGAAAGCCTACGGAGTCGCCTTCGAAGCGCTTAAAGAGCAGTATGTGGTGAAATGGCTGCTCAATTACCGGGGCGGAAGTTTCCTGATGCCGGAATCCGAAGGCCTGGCCGCGCTCTGCAACATCCGCGGAGTGCGTTTCGAGCTGGTATCCTCCGCCCAAGTGGCCGCCATCATGGCCGAAATCCAGGATGCGAACATGGAGGCGCTGGTTCTGGAAAAAGAGCCGAAAATCGCCATCTACATCCCGCCCAACGCCTTGCCTTGGGACGACGCGGTGACCCTGGCCCTGAACTACGCCGAAATCGATTATGACCGTTTCTGGGACGATGAGGTGCTGGATGGCAAGCTGGTGGATTATGACTGGCTGCATCTGCATCATGAGGATTTCACGGGGCAGTTCGGCAAGTTTTACGGTTCCTACCGCCACATGCCCTGGTATCAAAACGACGTCCAGGTGAACGAGGCAATGGCCGCGAGGCACGGCTACGCCAAGGTTTGGCAGCTTAAGCACGCGGTGGCGCAAAAAATCCGCGAGTTTGTGGAGAATGGCGGATTCCTCTTTGCCATGTGCGCTGCCACGGATACCTTCGACATCGCGATGGCGGCTTACGGAACGGACATTGTGGACAGCCTCGTCGACGGCGATGGAATCGACCCCCAATACCAAAGCAAGCTGGATTTCAGCCGCTGCTTTGCCTTCGAAAACTTCAAGCTAAAGACCAATCCCTTTGAATATGAATTTTCCGATATCGACGCCAGCGACTATTCCCGGCTGCGCGGGGCGGAAGCGGACTATTTCCAACTATTCGATTTTTCAGCCAAATACGATCCCGTGCCCACCATGCTCACCCAGTGCCACGTGAACGTTATCGACGGCTTTCTGGGGCAAACCACCTCCTTTTTCAAGGACAAGGTGAAGAAAAGCGTGATCATCCTGGCCGAGGTGCCGGGCCAGAATGAGGTTAAATACATCCACGGCAACATCGGCAAAGGCACCTTCACCTTCTACGGCGGACATGATCCCGAGGATTACCAGCACAAGGTCGGCGATCCCGAAACTATCCTCGACCTCCATAAAAACTCGCCCGGATACAGGCTGATCCTGAACAACATCCTCTTTCCAGCCGCCGAGAAGAAAGAACTGAAAACCTGAGGAAGGGCAGTGACAAGATTCTATCCGAACATCCGCAGAACCCAGCTCAAGGTGGGCCTCTTCACGATTCTAACCCTGGCTATTCTGTTGTTCTGCTAC
This sequence is a window from Candidatus Cloacimonadota bacterium. Protein-coding genes within it:
- a CDS encoding T9SS type A sorting domain-containing protein, which codes for MSGENFYDDEWTWYSPVEIGNCIYYDPPLPVELSTFTASMSITNDAVNLMWVTQTESNMIGYRILRGNSDVLAEAEDQNTLIPATNTSLPVSYMYSDTVIQPEQSYYYWLEALDMDGTNTFFGPIAITVPGEGEYTPAIPLATGISSLYPNPFNPDLTISYSVKTSLPVKIDIVNMRGQIIQTLVNENKEAGVYRQNWNGTGSDGRLCSSGVYFVRMQAGGEEYYAKAILLK
- a CDS encoding asparagine synthetase B, which produces MKRYLLILVVALCSLSGAEILVPMDQTQSNHLKAYGVAFEALKEQYVVKWLLNYRGGSFLMPESEGLAALCNIRGVRFELVSSAQVAAIMAEIQDANMEALVLEKEPKIAIYIPPNALPWDDAVTLALNYAEIDYDRFWDDEVLDGKLVDYDWLHLHHEDFTGQFGKFYGSYRHMPWYQNDVQVNEAMAARHGYAKVWQLKHAVAQKIREFVENGGFLFAMCAATDTFDIAMAAYGTDIVDSLVDGDGIDPQYQSKLDFSRCFAFENFKLKTNPFEYEFSDIDASDYSRLRGAEADYFQLFDFSAKYDPVPTMLTQCHVNVIDGFLGQTTSFFKDKVKKSVIILAEVPGQNEVKYIHGNIGKGTFTFYGGHDPEDYQHKVGDPETILDLHKNSPGYRLILNNILFPAAEKKELKT